In Streptococcus oralis, a single window of DNA contains:
- the queA gene encoding tRNA preQ1(34) S-adenosylmethionine ribosyltransferase-isomerase QueA: MNTADFDFHLPEELIAQTPLEKRDASKLLIVNRETGEMQDKHFHSIIDMLEPGDALVMNDTRVLPARLYGQKEETGGHVELLLLKNTSGDEWEVLAKPAKRLKIGTRVNFGDGRLSAVVTEELTHGGRIVRFEYRGIFLEVLESLGEMPLPPYIHEKLDDRERYQTVYAKESGSAAAPTAGLHFTKELLAEIQAKGVHLVYLTLHVGLGTFRPVSVDNLDEHEMHSEFYQLSEEAAATLRSVKENGGRVIAVGTTSIRTLETIGSKFNGQIQADSGWTNIFIKPGYDWKVVDAFSTNFHLPKSTLVMLVSAFAGRDLVLDAYHHAIQEHYRFFSFGDAMFIY; the protein is encoded by the coding sequence ATGAATACAGCTGATTTTGATTTCCACTTACCAGAGGAATTGATTGCACAAACGCCCCTTGAAAAACGAGATGCCTCCAAACTCCTTATCGTTAATCGTGAAACGGGAGAAATGCAGGATAAACACTTCCACTCTATTATTGATATGTTGGAACCTGGTGACGCCCTTGTCATGAATGACACTCGCGTTCTCCCTGCCCGCCTCTATGGTCAAAAGGAAGAAACAGGAGGTCATGTGGAGCTTCTCCTACTCAAAAATACTAGTGGTGATGAGTGGGAAGTTCTGGCTAAACCTGCTAAACGCCTCAAGATTGGGACTCGTGTTAACTTTGGCGATGGTCGCCTCAGCGCTGTCGTTACGGAAGAATTGACCCACGGGGGTCGCATTGTCCGCTTTGAATACCGAGGAATTTTCCTAGAAGTCTTGGAAAGTCTGGGTGAAATGCCACTACCGCCCTACATCCACGAAAAACTAGATGACCGTGAACGTTATCAAACGGTCTACGCTAAAGAAAGTGGCTCTGCTGCTGCACCAACTGCTGGACTGCACTTCACCAAAGAACTGCTAGCAGAAATCCAAGCCAAAGGTGTTCATCTGGTCTATCTCACTCTTCACGTCGGACTCGGAACCTTTAGACCCGTTTCTGTTGACAATCTTGACGAACATGAAATGCACTCGGAGTTCTACCAACTTTCTGAGGAAGCAGCTGCCACCCTTCGCTCAGTCAAGGAAAATGGAGGTCGCGTCATCGCTGTTGGAACCACTTCGATCCGCACACTGGAAACCATCGGTTCCAAGTTTAATGGGCAAATTCAAGCAGATTCTGGCTGGACCAATATCTTTATCAAACCAGGCTACGACTGGAAGGTTGTAGACGCCTTCTCAACCAACTTCCACCTGCCCAAATCAACTCTTGTTATGCTAGTTTCTGCCTTTGCCGGTCGTGACTTAGTCCTAGATGCCTATCACCATGCCATCCAAGAACACTACCGCTTCTTCAGTTTTGGAGATGCCATGTTTATCTATTAA
- a CDS encoding YihY/virulence factor BrkB family protein, translated as MKKWWKELMDKPLLKAFLHYYQASDSELTSVAVAYYWLISIFPLLMIMVNILPYFQIPVSNFLLTIKEFLPDTVYDVVAKIVREVLTQPSTGLLSFAVLSALWTFSKSMDFLQKAFNKAYGVTKSRGIISHQLMSLLVSFGLQILFALALFLSMFGRMLLNLLKTYWQSDNPLFSYLQDFTGPLVYALIFAILVMIYYFLPKVKAPRIRYVLPGSVFVLLTLIFLLNIFSVYVNSYVNHLVDVRFFSSIIVVVMMFWFILIAKILIIGAVINASVQSLKDPKFSME; from the coding sequence ATGAAAAAGTGGTGGAAGGAGCTAATGGATAAGCCCTTATTGAAAGCTTTTTTGCATTATTATCAAGCATCTGATAGCGAGTTGACCAGTGTTGCGGTTGCCTACTATTGGTTGATTTCAATCTTTCCTTTACTAATGATAATGGTCAATATTTTGCCTTATTTTCAGATTCCAGTCTCAAATTTCTTACTGACGATCAAGGAATTTTTGCCCGATACGGTGTATGATGTGGTTGCCAAGATTGTCCGAGAAGTTCTGACTCAACCATCGACTGGTTTGCTGAGTTTTGCCGTTTTATCTGCCCTCTGGACCTTTTCGAAATCAATGGATTTTCTCCAAAAAGCTTTTAACAAAGCCTATGGAGTGACCAAGAGTCGAGGCATTATCTCCCATCAGTTGATGAGTCTACTTGTTAGTTTTGGCCTGCAGATTCTTTTTGCCTTGGCCTTGTTTTTGAGTATGTTTGGTCGTATGTTGCTCAACCTCCTCAAAACTTACTGGCAATCAGACAATCCGCTATTTTCCTACCTGCAAGACTTTACAGGCCCTCTGGTCTATGCCTTGATCTTTGCCATTCTAGTTATGATCTATTACTTCCTTCCAAAAGTAAAAGCACCACGAATCCGCTATGTTTTACCAGGAAGTGTCTTTGTCTTGCTAACTCTTATCTTTTTATTGAACATCTTTTCTGTCTACGTCAATAGTTATGTCAATCATCTGGTTGATGTTCGATTTTTCAGTTCCATTATCGTGGTGGTCATGATGTTCTGGTTTATTCTCATTGCAAAGATTTTGATTATCGGAGCAGTTATCAATGCCAGTGTTCAGAGCTTGAAAGATCCAAAGTTTAGTATGGAATAA
- a CDS encoding cation:proton antiporter, with the protein MELLIYLILFLFVLIISTTTNKLLPFVPLPLVQILLGIGIGLFVPDADFHLNTELFLAMVIGPLLFREAEEADITSILKHWRIVVFLIFPVIFISTLSLGGMAHFLWMTLPLAACLAVGAALGPTDLVAFASLSERFRFPKRVSNILKGEGLLNDASGLVAFQMALAAWTTGTFSLSQAGTSLALSILGGFVVGFVTAMVNRFLHTFLLSVRAIDIASELLLELSLPLMTFFIAEEFHVSGIIAVVVAGILKASRFKKITLLEAQVDTVTETVWHTVTFMLNGSVFVILGMELELIAEPILSNSLYNPLLLLLSVVVLTFLLFAIRFVMIAGFYFVRTRRLKKKIHKYMKDMLLLTFSGVKGTVSIATILLIPSHLEQEYPLLLFLVAGVTLLSFLTGLLLLPHLSEEQEESKDHLMHIAILNDVAAELEKELDHHKNKLPLYAAIDNYHGRIENLILSLENKRVQEDWESLKLLILSIESDGLEQAYEENRISERGYRVYQRYLKNMEQSINRNFASRVTYYFLVSLRILRFLLHEMFTFGKTFRSWMNEESRKLLAVDYDQISELYLENTELIIESLENLKGVYKSSLISFMQESRLRETAIIGSGAFVERVINRIKPNNIDEMLRGYYLERKAIFEYEEAKLITAKYAKKLRQNVNNLENYSLKEAANTLPYDMLDLIRRT; encoded by the coding sequence GTGGAATTACTCATTTACTTGATTCTATTTTTATTTGTCTTAATCATTTCAACTACGACCAATAAACTTCTGCCTTTTGTGCCCCTTCCTCTTGTACAAATCCTTTTGGGGATTGGGATTGGTTTATTTGTTCCCGATGCGGACTTTCATCTCAATACAGAGCTGTTTCTAGCCATGGTTATTGGTCCCTTACTTTTCCGGGAGGCAGAAGAAGCGGATATTACGTCCATTTTGAAGCATTGGCGGATTGTCGTCTTTCTGATCTTTCCTGTGATTTTTATCTCGACCTTAAGCTTGGGGGGCATGGCTCACTTCCTTTGGATGACTCTTCCTTTGGCGGCCTGTTTAGCAGTTGGAGCGGCACTTGGGCCAACAGATTTGGTTGCCTTCGCGTCTCTTTCTGAACGTTTTCGTTTTCCCAAACGGGTTTCCAATATCCTAAAAGGGGAAGGACTCTTAAATGACGCTTCTGGTTTGGTTGCCTTTCAGATGGCTCTGGCTGCTTGGACAACAGGAACCTTTTCTCTCAGCCAAGCTGGAACTTCCCTAGCACTTTCTATACTTGGTGGTTTTGTAGTCGGTTTTGTGACGGCTATGGTCAATCGTTTCTTGCATACCTTTTTACTGAGTGTGCGAGCGATAGATATAGCCAGTGAACTATTGCTAGAGCTAAGTTTGCCGCTCATGACCTTTTTCATCGCAGAAGAGTTTCATGTTTCAGGGATTATCGCAGTAGTGGTTGCAGGTATTTTGAAGGCCAGTCGCTTTAAGAAAATTACGCTCCTTGAGGCTCAGGTAGACACTGTGACGGAGACCGTTTGGCACACCGTGACCTTTATGCTAAATGGATCAGTCTTTGTTATCCTGGGAATGGAATTAGAGTTGATAGCAGAGCCAATTTTGTCTAATTCTCTCTACAATCCCCTTCTTTTACTGCTTTCAGTTGTCGTTCTGACCTTCTTGCTTTTTGCGATCCGCTTTGTCATGATTGCTGGTTTTTACTTTGTGAGAACGCGTCGACTTAAGAAAAAAATTCATAAGTACATGAAAGATATGCTTCTTTTGACCTTCTCTGGTGTCAAAGGGACAGTATCTATCGCGACCATTCTCCTCATACCAAGCCATTTGGAGCAGGAATATCCTTTGTTGCTCTTCCTAGTAGCAGGCGTTACACTATTGAGCTTTCTAACAGGTTTATTGCTCCTCCCTCACTTATCTGAGGAACAAGAGGAAAGCAAGGATCATTTGATGCATATTGCGATTTTGAATGATGTAGCTGCAGAATTAGAAAAAGAACTAGACCATCACAAAAACAAACTTCCTCTTTATGCAGCTATTGATAACTATCATGGTCGGATTGAAAACCTCATCCTTAGTCTGGAAAATAAGAGAGTCCAAGAGGACTGGGAGTCCCTCAAGCTTCTTATCTTGAGTATTGAGAGTGATGGTTTGGAGCAAGCCTACGAAGAAAATAGAATCAGCGAGCGTGGCTATCGAGTTTACCAACGTTACCTAAAAAACATGGAGCAGAGTATCAATCGGAATTTCGCTTCTAGAGTGACGTATTACTTCCTAGTTTCCTTACGGATACTGCGCTTTCTACTCCATGAAATGTTTACCTTTGGCAAAACTTTCCGTAGTTGGATGAATGAAGAATCTCGTAAACTACTAGCAGTTGACTATGATCAGATTTCAGAGTTGTATTTGGAAAATACAGAGTTGATTATCGAGAGTTTGGAAAACCTAAAAGGGGTTTATAAGAGTTCTCTGATTAGCTTTATGCAAGAGTCTCGTCTACGCGAGACGGCCATTATTGGAAGTGGTGCCTTTGTTGAGCGGGTTATCAATCGCATCAAGCCAAACAATATTGATGAAATGCTACGAGGCTACTATCTCGAACGTAAGGCAATCTTTGAATACGAAGAAGCTAAACTGATAACAGCCAAGTATGCCAAAAAACTACGACAAAATGTGAATAATTTAGAGAATTATTCTCTGAAAGAAGCCGCAAATACTTTACCTTATGATATGCTAGATTTAATCAGAAGAACTTAG
- a CDS encoding tRNA (mnm(5)s(2)U34)-methyltransferase: protein MKRPLEMAHDFLAGVVTKEDIVVDATMGNGHDTLFLAKLAKQVYAFDIQEQALEKTQERLERAGMTNAQLILQGHETLDQFVTEAKAGIFNLGYLPSADKSVITQPQTTIEALEKLCHLLVKGGRIAIMIYYGHEGGDTERDAVLEFVSQLNQQEYTATIYRTLNQVNNPPFLVMIEKLERYRHG, encoded by the coding sequence ATGAAAAGACCACTTGAGATGGCACATGATTTTTTGGCGGGAGTTGTGACAAAAGAGGATATCGTAGTGGATGCGACTATGGGTAATGGCCACGATACGCTATTTTTAGCCAAGCTAGCCAAGCAAGTCTATGCCTTTGATATCCAGGAGCAGGCTTTGGAGAAAACCCAAGAGCGTTTGGAGCGGGCTGGAATGACAAATGCCCAGTTAATCTTGCAGGGTCATGAGACACTTGATCAATTTGTGACAGAAGCTAAGGCAGGGATTTTTAATCTGGGTTATCTGCCTTCTGCTGACAAATCCGTCATCACTCAACCTCAGACCACTATCGAAGCCTTAGAAAAGCTGTGTCATTTGCTTGTCAAAGGGGGACGGATTGCTATCATGATCTACTATGGTCATGAGGGAGGAGATACTGAGAGGGATGCTGTATTGGAGTTTGTTAGCCAGTTGAACCAACAAGAGTATACAGCTACCATTTATCGGACTCTCAACCAAGTTAATAATCCACCGTTTTTAGTTATGATTGAAAAATTAGAAAGGTATAGACATGGATAA
- a CDS encoding TIGR01212 family radical SAM protein (This family includes YhcC from E. coli K-12, an uncharacterized radical SAM protein.) codes for MKVMKSYNTLNDYYRKLFGEKTFKVPIDAGFDCPNRDGTVAHGGCTFCTVSGSGDAIVAPDAPIREQFYKEIDFMHRKWPDVQKYLVYFQNFTNTHEKVEVIRERYEQAINEPGVVGINIGTRPDCLPDETIEYLAELSERMHVTVELGLQTTFEATSDLINRAHSYELYVETVKRLRKYPKIEIVSHLINGLPGETHEMMIENVRRCVTDNDIQGIKLHLLHLMTNTRMQRDYHEGRLQLMSQDEYVKVICDQLEIIPKHIVIHRITGDAPRDMLIGPMWSLNKWEVLNAIETEMRRRGSVQGCKAVKQEFKNEKTT; via the coding sequence ATGAAAGTTATGAAATCTTATAATACCTTGAATGATTATTATCGAAAACTTTTTGGAGAAAAGACTTTCAAAGTTCCTATTGATGCGGGATTTGACTGTCCAAATCGTGATGGAACTGTAGCTCATGGTGGTTGTACTTTTTGTACGGTTTCAGGTTCTGGAGATGCCATTGTGGCACCGGATGCCCCTATCCGTGAGCAATTTTATAAGGAAATTGACTTTATGCACCGCAAGTGGCCAGATGTTCAGAAGTACTTGGTTTATTTTCAAAATTTTACCAACACCCATGAAAAGGTGGAAGTCATCCGAGAACGTTATGAGCAGGCCATCAACGAGCCAGGTGTAGTTGGAATCAATATTGGAACACGGCCAGATTGTTTACCAGACGAAACTATCGAATATTTGGCTGAGTTGTCGGAGCGTATGCATGTGACGGTTGAATTGGGCTTGCAGACCACTTTTGAAGCAACCTCTGACTTGATTAACCGTGCCCATTCTTATGAATTGTATGTTGAAACAGTAAAACGCTTGAGAAAGTATCCCAAGATTGAGATTGTTTCCCATTTGATCAATGGTTTGCCCGGTGAGACTCATGAGATGATGATTGAAAATGTCCGTCGCTGTGTCACGGACAATGATATTCAAGGAATTAAGCTGCACTTGCTTCACCTCATGACCAATACACGGATGCAGCGAGATTACCACGAAGGACGTTTGCAACTGATGAGTCAGGACGAGTATGTCAAGGTCATTTGTGACCAGTTGGAAATCATTCCCAAGCATATCGTCATCCATCGAATTACAGGAGATGCACCGAGAGATATGTTGATTGGTCCTATGTGGAGCCTCAATAAATGGGAAGTGCTAAATGCTATTGAAACTGAGATGCGCCGTCGTGGAAGTGTGCAAGGATGCAAGGCTGTAAAACAGGAGTTTAAAAATGAAAAGACCACTTGA
- a CDS encoding DUF3397 domain-containing protein — MGMILMKIASILLLILTLVVCFIVTKLFGLRKIGFNFADLAFPLLVFEYYLITAKAFTHNFLPRLGVALSLLAILLVVFFLVKKRSFYYPKFIKFFWRAGFLLTLIIYISMVVELMMLP, encoded by the coding sequence ATGGGTATGATTTTAATGAAAATAGCATCTATTTTATTATTGATATTAACCTTGGTGGTTTGCTTTATTGTCACCAAGCTTTTCGGACTTAGGAAAATAGGATTTAATTTCGCGGATCTCGCTTTTCCACTTTTGGTATTCGAGTACTATCTGATTACTGCTAAAGCTTTTACCCACAACTTTCTACCGCGACTTGGAGTCGCACTTTCTCTCCTAGCAATCCTCCTTGTAGTCTTTTTCCTTGTCAAAAAACGAAGTTTTTATTACCCTAAATTCATCAAATTCTTCTGGAGAGCCGGTTTTCTCCTTACCTTAATCATCTACATTTCTATGGTTGTCGAATTGATGATGCTCCCATAA
- a CDS encoding class I SAM-dependent methyltransferase: MIETRLQDKLKSGLKVENFQKDGDIYLSLNPDYLSGDNAKYMTMYNRMARWYDMSEKWIGPLLHGKAIDKLRRDLMEEIEWKDNLSVLYVSIGTGQDLRYIPETIDLKSLDFVGVDISISMLKKCQKSCAKKTNLQLFHACAEDLPFADNSFDIVYHIGGINFFNDKAKAMQEMLRVAKPGTKILIADETADYVDQQYKKNHFSKDYFKDATVDLSEIENAVPSEVKEKEMKLLWDGKFYALTFRK; this comes from the coding sequence ATGATTGAAACAAGATTACAAGATAAATTGAAGTCAGGTTTAAAGGTAGAAAATTTTCAAAAAGATGGCGATATCTATCTGTCTCTTAATCCAGATTATCTATCTGGAGATAATGCTAAATACATGACCATGTATAACCGTATGGCTCGCTGGTACGATATGAGTGAGAAATGGATAGGACCACTTCTCCACGGCAAAGCAATTGATAAGTTGAGAAGGGATCTGATGGAGGAAATAGAATGGAAAGATAATTTATCTGTTCTCTATGTCTCTATAGGGACTGGTCAAGACCTACGTTATATTCCTGAGACAATTGACCTGAAAAGTTTAGATTTTGTAGGGGTAGATATTTCTATCAGTATGCTAAAAAAATGCCAGAAATCTTGCGCTAAAAAGACCAATCTGCAACTTTTCCATGCTTGCGCGGAGGATCTCCCCTTTGCGGATAATAGTTTTGACATTGTCTACCATATTGGCGGAATCAATTTTTTCAATGATAAGGCCAAGGCTATGCAGGAAATGCTACGAGTGGCGAAGCCAGGGACTAAGATTTTAATTGCAGATGAGACGGCTGACTATGTGGATCAGCAATATAAGAAAAATCATTTTAGTAAGGATTATTTTAAAGATGCTACTGTTGATTTGAGTGAAATTGAGAATGCTGTTCCAAGCGAAGTTAAGGAAAAGGAAATGAAGCTTCTTTGGGATGGCAAATTCTACGCCTTGACATTTAGGAAATAA
- a CDS encoding Cna B-type domain-containing protein has product MKNKKFWLPILTSLACLLGMIFAPNSVQAKELKNVISNIGIWEVDNGRFIKPDANGVYTLSPEHNDYPNYKFIVDYDLSAYDGKLEDGDTFTFTVPGPLSVREETFDLKDKETDLVIGEAKIVSNGDNNGGKATITLKNLKTYLEKKKGIYVQNVRGSFYLGFSSKNELSEQTLRFEKTETINEITYQIRVGRRGEVDYSEGIGKANFSKYHGLISKEAWTSKALNKSGQYLHTWYVRVNPKQASYDKIEIHDWVDPNSSPMQMIPESLSVIAGWYNKVYYMKDEVVLEAGKDYEIKWNNSYTEFTIIINNASSIVAKNGKPAAFRIGYKTSAPGDGTKVLNNVEVKANDKKLEYQDYSNKTVLQQIGNSVVASGGTIQLETAYRIILYKVDELTHDRLKGAKFKITPPAGATAKEEIVTTNDDGIAESSIYSESDIKKGNFTVTEIEAPEGYELNPTPFEMTVGQDGAIKTVTNKRSKVKVKIKANKKLTGRELKAEEFEFTLTDQDGKVKETVKNDKDGNIAFSELEFDKAGTYTFKIAEKAGSDTSIKYDTKTVTATVTVVDKGKGALEATVSYDDEKAFENTYTPAKTEVSVKKVWKDVNNQDGKRPSSVTVKLLADGQDTGKTLELTEANGWAGSFKDLDADKGGTPIKYTVVEVTVAGYTSEITGDAASGFTITNSYSPETVDVKATKNWDDANNQDSKRPTKITINLLADGEKVASKEVQAAADGTWTATFEKLAKYKAGKEIKYTVTEEAVAEYEATITDFTITNKYAPKEIDYKVTKVWKDANNQDGKRPESVTVQLYKKVGNADPVAVEGKKLTLTAKDKTDDNTWVASFTNLPQYEAGKEITYSIKEVDVPAGYEASVTGQVVTNTHTPETVVLSGTKVWKDNNNQDGKRTTSVKVQILNGDKVVQEIEVSEKTGWKFESKKLPKYENGKEIKYTVKETAMTEYKATITTDKDGKYTITNEHTPEKTSVKGKKIWKDEDNKDGIRPASITVKLLADGKETGQTATVSETSGWTYEFTGLDRYQEGKEIAYTVEEVNVPDGYTASVEGYNITNTHTPEKPTPGKPNEPGKPKKGGELPNTGSESNQVALVAGIALLGLGTGFLARRKKED; this is encoded by the coding sequence ATGAAGAACAAGAAATTTTGGTTACCCATCCTAACCTCTCTGGCCTGTTTGCTAGGGATGATCTTTGCTCCAAATTCAGTTCAAGCAAAGGAACTGAAGAACGTTATCAGTAATATTGGAATTTGGGAGGTTGATAATGGTAGATTTATAAAACCGGATGCGAATGGTGTTTATACTCTGTCTCCTGAGCATAATGATTACCCGAACTACAAGTTTATCGTAGATTATGATTTAAGTGCTTACGATGGTAAGTTGGAGGATGGTGACACCTTTACATTCACCGTTCCAGGTCCTTTGTCAGTTAGAGAGGAAACTTTTGATCTAAAGGACAAGGAAACAGACCTTGTTATAGGAGAAGCAAAAATTGTGTCAAATGGTGATAATAATGGTGGAAAGGCTACAATTACCCTAAAAAATTTAAAAACTTACCTAGAGAAGAAGAAGGGAATCTACGTTCAGAATGTTAGAGGAAGCTTCTATCTTGGATTTAGTTCTAAGAATGAACTAAGTGAGCAAACACTACGCTTTGAAAAGACAGAAACAATAAATGAAATTACTTATCAAATCAGGGTTGGTCGAAGAGGTGAGGTTGATTATTCTGAAGGGATTGGCAAAGCCAACTTTAGTAAATATCATGGATTAATTAGTAAGGAAGCCTGGACCTCAAAAGCTTTAAATAAGAGTGGTCAATATCTTCATACGTGGTATGTTAGGGTCAATCCAAAGCAAGCTTCATATGATAAAATTGAGATTCATGATTGGGTCGATCCAAATTCGTCACCAATGCAAATGATTCCAGAATCTCTCAGTGTTATAGCAGGTTGGTATAACAAAGTATACTACATGAAAGACGAGGTAGTTTTAGAAGCTGGTAAAGATTACGAAATTAAGTGGAATAATTCTTATACAGAATTCACCATTATCATTAACAACGCTTCTTCTATCGTAGCTAAAAATGGAAAACCAGCAGCTTTTCGAATTGGTTATAAAACGAGCGCTCCAGGAGATGGTACAAAAGTACTGAATAATGTCGAAGTAAAAGCCAATGATAAAAAACTGGAGTATCAAGATTATAGTAATAAGACGGTACTTCAGCAGATTGGTAATTCTGTTGTGGCCTCAGGAGGAACTATACAATTAGAGACAGCTTACCGTATCATTCTTTATAAGGTGGACGAGCTGACTCATGACCGTCTAAAAGGAGCAAAATTCAAGATTACTCCTCCGGCAGGAGCTACGGCTAAAGAAGAAATTGTAACGACAAATGATGACGGAATTGCTGAATCATCTATTTACTCAGAAAGTGATATCAAGAAAGGGAACTTTACGGTAACCGAAATTGAGGCTCCTGAGGGATATGAGTTGAATCCTACTCCATTTGAGATGACTGTTGGACAAGATGGAGCTATCAAAACAGTTACAAATAAACGTAGCAAAGTTAAAGTTAAGATTAAAGCTAATAAAAAACTTACAGGACGTGAGTTGAAGGCTGAAGAGTTTGAATTCACTTTAACAGACCAAGATGGTAAGGTGAAAGAAACTGTGAAGAATGACAAAGACGGAAACATTGCTTTCTCAGAATTGGAATTTGACAAAGCAGGGACTTATACCTTTAAAATTGCTGAAAAAGCTGGCAGTGATACAAGCATCAAGTACGACACTAAAACTGTCACGGCTACAGTTACTGTAGTAGATAAGGGCAAAGGTGCACTTGAAGCAACTGTTTCTTACGATGACGAAAAAGCTTTCGAGAATACTTACACTCCAGCAAAAACGGAAGTTTCTGTTAAGAAAGTATGGAAGGACGTGAACAACCAAGATGGTAAACGCCCATCTTCTGTCACAGTTAAATTGCTTGCAGATGGTCAAGATACTGGTAAAACACTTGAATTGACTGAAGCAAATGGTTGGGCTGGAAGCTTCAAAGACCTTGATGCTGATAAAGGCGGAACACCTATTAAGTACACAGTAGTAGAAGTAACTGTTGCTGGTTATACTTCTGAAATTACTGGTGATGCTGCATCAGGATTCACCATCACAAATAGCTATTCACCAGAAACAGTTGATGTAAAAGCAACTAAGAACTGGGATGACGCGAATAACCAAGACAGCAAACGTCCGACTAAGATTACAATCAATCTTTTAGCAGACGGTGAGAAAGTAGCATCGAAAGAGGTTCAAGCAGCCGCAGACGGAACTTGGACTGCTACATTCGAAAAATTAGCAAAATATAAAGCTGGTAAAGAAATCAAATACACTGTAACAGAAGAAGCCGTAGCAGAATACGAAGCGACTATTACAGACTTTACCATCACAAACAAATATGCTCCTAAAGAAATTGACTACAAGGTAACAAAAGTATGGAAGGACGCGAACAACCAAGACGGCAAGCGTCCTGAGTCCGTAACGGTTCAACTTTATAAAAAAGTAGGAAATGCAGATCCAGTAGCCGTTGAAGGTAAGAAATTGACCTTAACAGCTAAGGATAAGACTGACGATAACACTTGGGTAGCATCCTTCACCAATCTTCCACAATACGAAGCTGGAAAAGAAATCACCTATTCTATCAAGGAAGTGGATGTACCAGCTGGTTACGAAGCCTCTGTGACTGGTCAGGTCGTGACAAACACTCACACACCAGAAACAGTTGTTCTTTCAGGAACTAAGGTGTGGAAAGATAACAACAACCAAGACGGCAAACGTACAACATCTGTGAAAGTTCAAATTCTTAACGGCGACAAGGTTGTTCAAGAAATTGAAGTTTCAGAAAAAACTGGCTGGAAGTTCGAATCTAAAAAACTTCCTAAGTATGAGAATGGTAAGGAAATCAAGTACACTGTCAAAGAAACTGCTATGACAGAATACAAAGCAACCATCACTACAGATAAGGATGGCAAGTACACCATTACCAACGAACATACTCCAGAGAAAACATCTGTAAAAGGTAAGAAGATCTGGAAAGATGAAGATAACAAAGATGGCATCCGTCCAGCATCTATCACCGTAAAACTTCTTGCAGATGGTAAGGAAACTGGTCAGACAGCTACAGTGTCAGAAACAAGTGGCTGGACTTATGAGTTTACAGGTCTTGATCGTTATCAAGAAGGTAAGGAGATTGCCTACACTGTTGAAGAAGTGAATGTTCCAGATGGTTATACAGCTTCAGTAGAAGGTTACAACATTACAAATACGCACACTCCTGAAAAACCAACACCTGGCAAACCAAATGAACCAGGTAAGCCTAAAAAAGGTGGGGAATTGCCTAATACAGGAAGCGAGTCTAACCAAGTGGCTCTAGTAGCTGGAATCGCCCTTCTTGGATTGGGAACAGGATTCTTGGCAAGACGCAAAAAAGAAGATTAA